DNA sequence from the Parasphaerochaeta coccoides DSM 17374 genome:
CTCACATGCGAAAACATCTAAGAATAAAAGGCTGCTAGCCAAATTGAAGAAAGCAGATCATGAAGAAACCGAGTTTCTATGCTGGGATATTCTTGTCCATTGGGTTGATTTAGAAAAGACTGTACAGCGTCGCGCATATGGATTGATTGCCGCAGGCTTTGCCAAGAGCAAGGATGAAGGTGACGGTTCTCTTGGATTGGGAGATTCTCTTTATCAATCTTTTGCCTCCACCAACAAAGGCGGAGAGCCTGACACTTCTTCAGAAGCTGCCAGACTTAGCAGAATATTGTCTTGTTCCTCGGCCCTAGAATTGATTGATGTTCTTCGTCCAATAATCAATCTCCTCATATCTCGTTCAATCACGTTGTCATTCAAGCAACTTCTTTCCGACATCCTTTCTTTTGACAATGAGGAACGACGGCAAAAAATCAGAGTACATTGGGCACAACAATTCTACGGGAAACATAAGGGTAAAGACAACGGAGAAGAACAAATATGATTGCCTCGACAATTTTCCTGGACAAAAAAGATATCATCGCATTGAAACTGTATGATGCTTATGCTTCTCATAAATTCGTGTATAGCTTATTTCCTGGGAATTGCCGTTCATTCTTGTTCCTTGAGAAAACACTTTCCTATCAAGGGAGAAAAATGTACCTTGTTCTATCAGAAGATTCCCCGGCAGTCCCTATGAAAGGGGAAATCACATCCCGGCATATTCCTTCTGGATATTTTGATTTTCCAGCATATACCTTTGAAGTCAAGGTGAATCCTGTGACTAAACAGGTAGGAAAATCAAATCCAATAGCCGTTACTGGGCTGGAAGCTATCAGGACATGGTTCCTGAACCACCAAAAAACATGGGGATTTTCAGCCCGG
Encoded proteins:
- the casB gene encoding type I-E CRISPR-associated protein Cse2/CasB, translated to MGNDAFLSMISHAKTSKNKRLLAKLKKADHEETEFLCWDILVHWVDLEKTVQRRAYGLIAAGFAKSKDEGDGSLGLGDSLYQSFASTNKGGEPDTSSEAARLSRILSCSSALELIDVLRPIINLLISRSITLSFKQLLSDILSFDNEERRQKIRVHWAQQFYGKHKGKDNGEEQI
- the cas6e gene encoding type I-E CRISPR-associated protein Cas6/Cse3/CasE, which translates into the protein MIASTIFLDKKDIIALKLYDAYASHKFVYSLFPGNCRSFLFLEKTLSYQGRKMYLVLSEDSPAVPMKGEITSRHIPSGYFDFPAYTFEVKVNPVTKQVGKSNPIAVTGLEAIRTWFLNHQKTWGFSARQETMEISDMGVQAFLKNGQTITHNQATVRGIMDITDHVLFHKAFKNGLGRGKAFGFGLLQIKPLTQKESK